The nucleotide sequence CGATCGTGCACCGATGCTTGGCCGCAAGGATCCTCGTCGGCCGCTGGGGCCCGCAGTCAGGGCCGCGCCGGCATGCGGAGCGGACAGGCGGTTGGCGGTACTGGAATGCCGACGACGCGGTCGCGTTTCGCGCGTTCGACGCGCACAGCGCCGAGTTGCAGAACTTCGCGAACGACGGGTGCGCGCCCGCCGATCCGCACTAGCGGTAGTTGCCGAACTTGAGCTCGACCCCGAAATCTTTCGAGCGCAGCAATGCGATCGCCGTCTGCAGCTCGTCCTTGGACGGCGAGGTGACGCGCACCTGATCGCCCTGAATGGCCGCCTGCACCTTCTTGAGCTTCGCGTCCTTGATCGCCGCGGCCACTTTCTTGGCGGTGTCGGAGTCGAGCGACGTCTTGAGCTTGATCTCGCGCCGCACCGTGTCGCCGCCCGCTTGCTTGATCTCGCCGACGTCGAGATTCTTCACCGACACGCCGCGCTTGATGAGCTTCGATTGCACGATCTCCAATAGCGCGCGCATCTGGAAGTCGCTGTCGGCCACGAGGCCGAGGAGCGCTTCGGCGCGTTTGAACTCGATCGCCGCGCTCGAGCCTTTGAAGTCGTAGCGCTGGGCGATCTCTTTTTGCGCCTGATTCACGGCGTTGTCGACTTCCTGGAGGTCGACGCCGGTCGTGACGTCGAACGAGGCTGGTTGGGGCATGCGGGAACGCTACGGCGCGCCGTCCGCGGAGACCAGCCGCCCGCCGAAAAAGACCTGCTTCGGCGCGGCCGACGCGATCGGAATCACGCCCGGGATTCCCGTCCGCGCGGCGACGATGCCCGTTTCGCGAAGTTGTTCCCCGCGCAGCGCGTCACCGAGCGTGGTCGTCGGTCCGGCCGAGAGGATCGTTCGTCGGGTCTGATAGCCGAGGGAAAACGCGGCCGCGTCCGACTTCGTCACCGACTGCGCGGATCCGCAGCCGTAGCCGCCCATCACGGTCGTCCACGCGCACGTGTGGTGGAACCCCAGCGCGTGCAGCAGCTCGTGCTTCATCAGACTGCGGCTCGCCAGCGCGGCGTTGGTCGTCACGCGCGTCTTGGCGGAGAGCATGTTGAGGCTGCCGTCCCAAATCCAATTCGTGTAACCGGCGAAGCCGGTGAGCGTGTTGTCCACCCACACCAGCACGGCCTTGCGCGAGTAGCCGTTCACGTCCTGCGCCGGCAGCGACGACAGCGTCGCGGGAACGAACAGCTGGCGTCCCAGCTCGTTCTGCATCTCGGCGATGATGCTCCACAGGTTGATCGAGTCGGTCGCGGTGATCGGCGACGTCGTGAGCTGCGTGTTGAACGCGAGCGGGACGGGGAGGTCGGCGTCGCTCCACAGAACGACCGCGGCCTTCCAGAGCTGTGGGAAGAAGCTGTTGCAGTTCGCGTTCGTGTCGTCGGTGCACACGCGCTGAAACGCCTGCGCGAGACTCACGTCCACCGCCGACGACGGGTACGCCGGCGTCGAAAAGACGGACGTCTTGGGAACGAGCATCGGGCGCAGCGCGGCGGTCGAAGCCTTACTCGTCGAGACGAGCGCCAACGTCGGGTGATAGCGCCGTGCTCCACTCGCTACGTCCACGAGAACGCTCATCGAGTCGGTCGCCCCGAACGTGAGTGGCGCCGCGATCTGAAACGATCCCGTTGCGTCGAGCGACCCGGTGAAATCCTGGACGTTCGCGCCGGCGCCGCTCTCGACGCCGGCCACGAGACCAGCGACCGAGCCGCCGTCGATCGCGACCACACGTCCGCTGATCGAGGTCGGCGTGACGACGGTCGCCCTCGTGCTGCCCGTCACGCCGCCGTACGACGCCGTGATCGTCGCGGCCCCGGCGTGGAGCCCGGTCACGACACCATTCGCGTTCACGCTCGCGATCGACTGGTCGGACGATTGAAACGTCGGCGTCGCGCCCGAAACCGGCTTGTTCGACGCGTCCAGCACGTGGGCTTGTGTCTGCGCCGACCCGCCGACCCCGACGAGTATTGGCGTCGGATTCACGACGATGCTCGCGGCCGATCCTGATGGAGGCGAGGGATGCGTGTCCGTCGTGGCGGACGAACCGCAGGCTGACAGGTAGCCGCAGACCACTACGCCGAGCGCCGCGCTCATCGCGCGGCGCCCAAGGTCAGCCGAGGTAGGACTCCAACGCACGCGCGCGGCTCACGTGGCGCAGCCGGGAGAGCGCCTTTTCCTTGATCTGGCGGACGCGCTCGCGCGTGATGCCGAGCAGCGCGCCGATCTCCTCGAGCGTCATCGGCTCGCTGCCGTCGAGTCCGAAGTAGAGCCGGAGGATCTTCGACTCGCGCTCCTTGAGGTGCGACAGCGCTTCCTCGATCGACTCGGTGAGGGCCTTTTCGAAGGTCTGCTCGTCGGGCGTCGGATTGAGCGTGTCGGGGAGGTAGTCGAGAAGCTTGTTGTCTTCACCCGGAGTGAGCGGCGCATCGAGCGAGAGATGCGTCTGCGAGATCGCCATGGTCTTGGCGACCTCTTCCTCCGTGATGTCCATGCCGTGCGCGATCTCTTCGTGCGTCGGGTCGCGGCCCAGCTCCTGGAGCAGCGCGTTGGCCCGCTTGCCGATGCGGTGGAGCGTCCCCGCCCTGTTGAGCGGCACGCGCACGATGCGCGACTGCTCGGCGAGCGCCTGCAGGATCGCCTGCCGGATCCACCAGACCGCATACGAGATGAACTTGATGCCTTTCGTCTCGTCGAATTTGTGCGCGGCGCGGATGAGGCCGAGGTTGCCCTCGTTGATCAGATCGGAGAGCGAGACGCCCTGGTTCTGATACTTCTTCGCGACCGACACGACGAACCGGAGGTTGGAGCGCACGAGCTTGTCGAGCGACTCCTGGCTGCCGTCGCGAATGGATTGCGCGAGGCGGACCTCCTCATCGCGCGAGATCAGCGGGTACACGCTGATGTCGCGGAGGTATTGGTCGAGCGATCCCTCTTCGTACGACGATTTCTTGTTGCCGGTAGCAGCCATGCGTTGTCGAGGCAATCTATCGGATCCGCTCACCGAGCCGCGACCAGCGGATGCGCGTGAGCCAAGCCAAGCTGTGTTCCGAGGAGTCGGGCGCATAACTGTAGTAGATCACGAACGGCTGACCCTTGATCAACGAATCGGCGACCCAGCCCCAATATCGGCTGTCGTATGAGTTGTCCCGGTTGTCGCCGAGCGCCAGGTAGTTCCCTTCTGGGACGACCAACGGACCCCAATTGTTTCGCGACGGGCGGTATGCCACACCCGCCGCCGCGGCGGTTTTGACAAGATAATCGCGCTGCCACCGAAATTCGTCCTGCTGAGGATCGATATCCGGCTCGGTATGCTCGACGTACCGCTCGCTCACGACGTGGCTGTTGCGGATCAGTGTCCCGTCTCTCATCTCGACTGTGTCGCCGGGCACACCCTCCAGGCGCTTGACGAAATACTTCGTCACATCGCCGGGGTAATTGAACACTATCACGTCGCCGCGCTCCGGATCCCGAAGTCGAGGCAGCCGTTTGTGCGTAAACGGCACGTCGGCGCCGTAGACCAGCTTGTTGACGAGAAGAAAATCGCCGATCTGCAGCGTGTTCTCCATGCTTCCGCTCGGAATCTTGAACGCCTCGACGAGAAACGTGCGGATCACGACGAACAACAGCACGGAGACGAGAAAGATCTTGGCCCACTCGCCGAGGAAGTCCAATCCGGAGCGCTTCCGGTTCAGATCGCGGAGCGCATCCGACTTCTGCTGTTCGGAGATCGAGCGCGACGTGGCGGACGCGGCCGTGGTGCCCGCCGCTTCCACGGCGGGGGATTCCTGTTTCGGTGACGGCGACGCCTGCTCGTTGAGACTCATCCAATGCTCACTGCGCTCTCTGCCGGAGATGCGGGTGTGAAATAACGCCCAGCATCGGACTCGGCTAGGGCATCCACGAGATCAATCCGGGGTTCCAAGGTAGTTGTCGATCTGCGCCCGCTGCAGCGCACCCGAGAAATCCAGATAACCAACCTTTGTTTCCGAGAAGAACTCATACACTTCCCACCCGCCTTCCCGGTGGCCGTTCCCCGTCTGTTTTACGCCGCCGAACGGAAGATGTGCCTCGGCCCCGATCGTCGGCGCGTTGATGTACGTAATTCCGGTGTCGAGCTCGTTCATCGCGCGCATCGCGACGTTCACGTCGCGAGTATAGACGGAAGACGACAGGCCATACCGAACGTCATTGTTGACGACGAACGCCTCGTCCGGCGTGCGGACGCGAATCACCGACAACACCGGTCCGAAGATTTCTTCCTGCTCCAAACGCATGCCAGCGCGCACGCGCGCGAAGATCGTCGGCTCGAAGAAGTAGCCGTGATCGAGCGCGGACCCGTCGGGACGGCGGCCACCACACAACAGGTCGGCGCCCTCCTTTTGTCCGATGTCGATGTAACGCTCGACCTTGGCGACCGAGTCCTGATTGATGAGCGGCCCGACGTCGGTGCCCGGCTTTCGTCCATCGCCGAGCTTCATCGCGCGAGCGCGTTGGACGAGTCGGCTCACGAATTCGTCGTGCACGCCATCCTGCACGATGAGGCGGCTCGTCGCCGTGCAGCGCTGTCCGGTCGTGCCGAAGGCGCCCCAGAGCACGCCTTCGAGCGCCAGATCCAAATCGGCGTCGTCGAGCACGATCATGGCATTCTTGCCGCCCATCTCGAGCGAAAGGCGCTTGTGCATGCGGCCGCAGACCTCGCCGACCACGCGTCCCGTGTCCGTCGATCCCGTAAATGAGATGACGGGAATGGACGGATGGTTCACGATCGCCGCGCCGGCCGCCTCCCCCACGCCGTGCACGAGCTGGATCACTTCGGGCGGCAGTCCGGCCTCGAGCAGAACCTCGACGAGTACGTGGCCGGTGTGCGGCACATCTTCGGCCGGCTTGAAGACGCAGGCGTTTCCGCAGACGAGCGCGGGGAACATCTTCCACGTCGGAATGGCGAGCGGGAAGTTGAACGGCGTCACGATCCCCGCGATGCCGATCGGACGGCGAAAGCTCATCGCCCACTTGTTGCGCAACTCGCTCGGCACGGTGTGCCCGAACAGCCGCCGTCCTTCGCTCGACGCGTAGTACGCGGTGTCGATTCCTTCTTGCACGTCACCCCGCGTCTCGGCGAGGGGCTTGCCCATCTCGCGCGTCATCAGATCGGCGATGTCTTCCTTGCGCGCCGACAAGATGTCGCCGACGCGACGCAGCACGTCGCCGCGCGCGGGCGCGGGTGTATGCCGCCACTCCTCGAATCCGCGCTTCGCGGACTCGACGGCCAGGTCGACGTCGGCCGAGCCGGACATGGGAAATCGGCCGATCGTGTCGCGCGCGTCGGCCGGATTCTGGTTCGCGAAATATTCACCGCTCACCGGCGGCACCCACTTGCCGCCGATGAAGTTGTCGAACGTTTTCATGGTTTCGTAGTTGGGGCCGGAGGCTTCGCTGTCGTCGGAGAGGGCGCGGGTGATGTTGGCGCGGGCTGCACCGGCGCCGGCTGTGGTTTGGTTGGAACGGCTGAACATGACCAGCCCGCGGGATGCTTGTCGGTGGGATACGCATAGCCGATACGAGGCAAAATCTCCAGGGAGCCGAGGAGCACGCCCCATACCGTGATGGCGAGCGACACGAGGTGAGCGCGGCTCGCGCGATGACGCCACGTCCAGATCGATGCCCACACACCACCGGCCGTCATCACGCCGACGGCGCCGAGATACCCGATGAGTCCCACCCCGCATCGCGACGGATACGGCCAAAAGGCCATGGCGATTCCGACCGCGAGCGCGAGCGTGAGCCGGGCGAATACACCGAACGACGTCGTCGATTTTGATTCCGCGGGCGCCGAAGCCGCCGGCCGTCCGCCGCGCGCCGGGACCGCCGCCCCTTTCGCTTGCTTGTCCGGCGCGGCCGGCATGAGCGCTTCATCAGGCAGCGACGCCAACTGCTTGTCGATCTTGGCGAGCTCTTTCTCCCAGTCACGATCAGGCATCAGGTGACGCTCTCTCTGGTGAGGCCGTAGCGCTCGATCTTCTTGTACAGGTTCGAGCGCGGCATGTCGAGCCCGCGGGCCGTCTCGGACACGTTCCAATCGTATTCACGTAATTTGGCGAGCAGAAACGCCCGCTCCGCGGCGTGCTTGAACTCCTCGAACGTCTTGCAGTCGAGCAGCGAGCCAAGGCCCGTTTGATCGGCGTCGTGCCCGCCGCCGAGCCGCCCGACGTCGTCGGCGGTGACGCGCGGTCCGGCCGCGAGAATGAGCAGCCGCTCGATCGTGTTGCGGAGCTCACGCACGTTGCCGGGCCAATCCAGTTTCGCGAGGCGCTCCACCGCGTCGGGCGAAACGGTCCGCGCCGCGACCCCTTCGCGCTTCGTCAGTACGTTGACGAAGTGCGCGACGAGCAGCGGAATATCCTCTCTCCGCTCGCGCAGAGGAGGAACGTGGATCGGAACCACGTTCAAACGATAGAACAGGTCTTCGCGAAAACGCTGTTCGGCGATTTCCGCCTCGAGGTTCTTGTTCGTCGCCGCGAGGACGCGGACGTCAACCTCGGTCGGCTTGGCGCCGCCGATTCGCGTCACGACGCCGTCTTGCAGGACACGAAGCACTTTCGCCTGCGCGGCCAGGCTCATGTCGCCGACTTCGTCGAGGAAGAGCGTGCCGGTGTGGGCTTGCTCGAACTTGCCGGCGCGATCGGCAACGGCGCCGGTGAACGAGCCCTTCATGTGACCGAACAACTCGCTCTCGATCAACTCGCTCGGGATCGCCGCGCAGTTGACCTCGACGAACGGCCCGTCGGCCCGCGTCGATTGCGCGTGGATCGCGCGCGCGACGAGCTCCTTGCCGGTGCCGTTCTCGCCCGTGACCAGCACGCGGGCCGGCGTCTTCGCCACACGGTCGATCTTGTCGATCACGAGGCGGATGCCGTACGACCGGCCGACGATCTCGTAGCGAGACTGGATCGTTTCGCGGAGCCGCGCGTTTTCCTCGTGGAGATCCAGGTGCTGGAGCGCGTTCCGCAGCGTGACGAGAATGCGATCCGTGTCCAGCGGCTTCTCGAGGATGTCGTAGGCGCCGAGCTGCGTCGCTTCGACCGCCGTCTGGATCGTCGCATGGCCGCTGATCATCACGACGATGGCGCTCGGATCGTGCTCCTTGATCTTCTTGAGGGCCTCGACCCCGTCGATGCCCGCCATCTTCACGTCGAGGAAGACGAGATCGGGGCGCTGCTTCTGGTACTCCGTGATCCCGTCGACGGCGTTGGCGACGGCGCGCACCTCGTAGCCCTCGAACTCGAGCAACTGGCCGAGTGTCGCGCGAATCCCCTGCTCGTCGTCGACAATCAGGATGCGCCGCGCAATGCTCATTGCACCGTCTTGTACAAGGTGATCTTGCTGCTCGCCACTCGAATGTCACCTATGTAGCGGGGGATCGGCAACGGGAGCGCGTTCGGCGACACCCCCGGCTGGC is from Gemmatimonadaceae bacterium and encodes:
- a CDS encoding sigma-54 dependent transcriptional regulator, with amino-acid sequence MSIARRILIVDDEQGIRATLGQLLEFEGYEVRAVANAVDGITEYQKQRPDLVFLDVKMAGIDGVEALKKIKEHDPSAIVVMISGHATIQTAVEATQLGAYDILEKPLDTDRILVTLRNALQHLDLHEENARLRETIQSRYEIVGRSYGIRLVIDKIDRVAKTPARVLVTGENGTGKELVARAIHAQSTRADGPFVEVNCAAIPSELIESELFGHMKGSFTGAVADRAGKFEQAHTGTLFLDEVGDMSLAAQAKVLRVLQDGVVTRIGGAKPTEVDVRVLAATNKNLEAEIAEQRFREDLFYRLNVVPIHVPPLRERREDIPLLVAHFVNVLTKREGVAARTVSPDAVERLAKLDWPGNVRELRNTIERLLILAAGPRVTADDVGRLGGGHDADQTGLGSLLDCKTFEEFKHAAERAFLLAKLREYDWNVSETARGLDMPRSNLYKKIERYGLTRESVT
- a CDS encoding Ig-like domain-containing protein, producing the protein MSAALGVVVCGYLSACGSSATTDTHPSPPSGSAASIVVNPTPILVGVGGSAQTQAHVLDASNKPVSGATPTFQSSDQSIASVNANGVVTGLHAGAATITASYGGVTGSTRATVVTPTSISGRVVAIDGGSVAGLVAGVESGAGANVQDFTGSLDATGSFQIAAPLTFGATDSMSVLVDVASGARRYHPTLALVSTSKASTAALRPMLVPKTSVFSTPAYPSSAVDVSLAQAFQRVCTDDTNANCNSFFPQLWKAAVVLWSDADLPVPLAFNTQLTTSPITATDSINLWSIIAEMQNELGRQLFVPATLSSLPAQDVNGYSRKAVLVWVDNTLTGFAGYTNWIWDGSLNMLSAKTRVTTNAALASRSLMKHELLHALGFHHTCAWTTVMGGYGCGSAQSVTKSDAAAFSLGYQTRRTILSAGPTTTLGDALRGEQLRETGIVAARTGIPGVIPIASAAPKQVFFGGRLVSADGAP
- a CDS encoding RNA polymerase sigma factor RpoD/SigA, with the translated sequence MAATGNKKSSYEEGSLDQYLRDISVYPLISRDEEVRLAQSIRDGSQESLDKLVRSNLRFVVSVAKKYQNQGVSLSDLINEGNLGLIRAAHKFDETKGIKFISYAVWWIRQAILQALAEQSRIVRVPLNRAGTLHRIGKRANALLQELGRDPTHEEIAHGMDITEEEVAKTMAISQTHLSLDAPLTPGEDNKLLDYLPDTLNPTPDEQTFEKALTESIEEALSHLKERESKILRLYFGLDGSEPMTLEEIGALLGITRERVRQIKEKALSRLRHVSRARALESYLG
- the lepB gene encoding signal peptidase I gives rise to the protein MSLNEQASPSPKQESPAVEAAGTTAASATSRSISEQQKSDALRDLNRKRSGLDFLGEWAKIFLVSVLLFVVIRTFLVEAFKIPSGSMENTLQIGDFLLVNKLVYGADVPFTHKRLPRLRDPERGDVIVFNYPGDVTKYFVKRLEGVPGDTVEMRDGTLIRNSHVVSERYVEHTEPDIDPQQDEFRWQRDYLVKTAAAAGVAYRPSRNNWGPLVVPEGNYLALGDNRDNSYDSRYWGWVADSLIKGQPFVIYYSYAPDSSEHSLAWLTRIRWSRLGERIR
- a CDS encoding YajQ family cyclic di-GMP-binding protein, giving the protein MPQPASFDVTTGVDLQEVDNAVNQAQKEIAQRYDFKGSSAAIEFKRAEALLGLVADSDFQMRALLEIVQSKLIKRGVSVKNLDVGEIKQAGGDTVRREIKLKTSLDSDTAKKVAAAIKDAKLKKVQAAIQGDQVRVTSPSKDELQTAIALLRSKDFGVELKFGNYR
- a CDS encoding aldehyde dehydrogenase family protein, with translation MKTFDNFIGGKWVPPVSGEYFANQNPADARDTIGRFPMSGSADVDLAVESAKRGFEEWRHTPAPARGDVLRRVGDILSARKEDIADLMTREMGKPLAETRGDVQEGIDTAYYASSEGRRLFGHTVPSELRNKWAMSFRRPIGIAGIVTPFNFPLAIPTWKMFPALVCGNACVFKPAEDVPHTGHVLVEVLLEAGLPPEVIQLVHGVGEAAGAAIVNHPSIPVISFTGSTDTGRVVGEVCGRMHKRLSLEMGGKNAMIVLDDADLDLALEGVLWGAFGTTGQRCTATSRLIVQDGVHDEFVSRLVQRARAMKLGDGRKPGTDVGPLINQDSVAKVERYIDIGQKEGADLLCGGRRPDGSALDHGYFFEPTIFARVRAGMRLEQEEIFGPVLSVIRVRTPDEAFVVNNDVRYGLSSSVYTRDVNVAMRAMNELDTGITYINAPTIGAEAHLPFGGVKQTGNGHREGGWEVYEFFSETKVGYLDFSGALQRAQIDNYLGTPD